The following coding sequences lie in one Scatophagus argus isolate fScaArg1 chromosome 9, fScaArg1.pri, whole genome shotgun sequence genomic window:
- the fam110d gene encoding protein FAM110C, translating to MKPLTPIGSPSPLRLLNKGPDYLRRQIDGGSHGRSISAVERLEADKAKYVKSQQVINTKQEPVLVPCATPPPQPRRAVSIPGSLTPHLPPRRSSNTPFSTLSGSFTSRDEYENDDSRKENRRTSVDVEAHNRSNVNNVMPPNPRTPGNNSLVAPHSAPVLRRSTGKRMLRPDSLVIYRQKKECKSPSCATAGENNNMEAKGYSFVRRLFQGSMREKSSGGEGRIHKMVIGEEKAPSRDGDSRMSWTNDKDTIDGGPGSRRSSKTDQERSPGSIPSPGFSCMLEHTENVCTVGASDGVNNGISNGNHSSKHDDENDPWRRASPPPAPRRQLGELQRSKSDLRLRCSVALSEQEHFFDFCGLDMDMIERLGRDNFLSGASSIDTLSLALRSVAGDGCGGSEPSEFSRHSGDGLFQEELAEQLPTGVSIIERNARVIKWLYGCKNAAREGPKESTV from the coding sequence AACGCCGATAGGATCCCCTTCTCCCCTGAGGCTCCTCAACAAGGGTCCAGACTACCTGCGCAGGCAGATAGATGGTGGAAGCCATGGCCGCTCAATCAGTGCTGTGGAGAGGCTTGAGGCTGACAAAGCCAAATATGTTAAGAGCCAGCAGGTGATCAACACCAAACAGGAGCCTGTCCTGGTGCCCTGTGCAACCCCACCACCACAGCCTCGGCGAGCTGTTTCCATCCCCGGGAGCCTGACACCTCATCTTCCCCCACGACGTTCATCAAATACTCCATTTTCTACACTCTCTGGCTCCTTTACTTCAAgagatgaatatgaaaatgatgaCTCTAGGAAGGAGAACAGACGGACTTCTGTTGACGTTGAGGCACATAACAGGAGCAATGTGAACAATGTAATGCCTCCCAACCCCAGGACTCCTGGGAATAACAGCTTGGTAGCACCACACAGCGCACCTGTCCTCAGAAGAAGTACAGGCAAACGCATGCTGAGACCAGACTCCCTCGTCATTTACAGGCAGAAGAAAGAGTGCAAGAGCCCCAGCTGTGCAACAGCAGGAGAGAACAATAACATGGAGGCGAAGGGTTACAGTTTTGTCCGACGCCTCTTCCAAGGATCCatgagggagaagagcagcggaGGTGAAGGCAGAATCCATAAGATGGTGATCGGTGAAGAGAAAGCACCATCACGAGATGGAGACTCTCGCATGTCTTGGACCAATGACAAAGACACAATAGATGGTGGACCAGGGAGCAGGAGGTCTAGTAAAACTGACCAAGAACGCAGCCCAGGGTCTATCCCCAGCCCTGGGTTTAGCTGTATGCTAGAACATACTGAGAATGTATGTACAGTTGGTGCCAGTGATGGAGTCAACAATGGCATCAGCAATGGCAACCACTCAAGTAAGCACGATGATGAGAATGACCCGTGGAGGAGGGCGTCACCCCCACCAGCACCGAGGAGGCAGCTGGGAGAGCTTCAGCGCTCTAAATCCGACTTGCGCCTGCGCTGCTCGGTAGCGTTATCGGAGCAGGAGCATTTCTTTGATTTCTGCGGGCTAGACATGGACATGATCGAGCGTCTGGGTCGAGATAATTTCCTGTCTGGTGCCAGCTCCATAGACACACTCTCATTGGCCCTACGCAGCGTAGCCGGGGATGGCTGCGGGGGCTCGGAGCCCAGCGAGTTCTCCCGGCACTCGGGAGACGGGCTGTTTCAGGAGGAGCTGGCCGAGCAGCTTCCCACCGGCGTGTCAATAATTGAGAGAAACGCTCGTGTCATCAAGTGGCTTTATGGGTGCAAGAACGCTGCTCGAGAGGGACCCAAAGAGTCTACTGTTTAA